The Fusobacterium russii ATCC 25533 sequence CTATTGGTTAAAGAAAGTATTATTATTCAAATTGAACAACTAATGAAGCATCTTTTACTTCTTTCTTTTCTCTATCTAAAGATTGAACGGCTCTTATAACCCATTGCCCAGCTCTTGATGGAGTAAATGCAAAAATACCATTATCATCTGTAAACACTCTTACAGAAGTTTTAGAAGTTTCATTTCCACCCTTCCAAGTATCTTTTTCAACATCAAAAGTTGCATTTAAGAAATTTGCATCAACTCTAGCACCTTTTATAGGTTTTCCATCTTTATCTACAAATTTTGCTCTAAACACATTTTCTTTCCATGCATTAACCGGATTTAATAAAGGAATTATTTCATTGTGCCCTTCAGCAACTCTATTCATATAATCAGATCCAGCTCCATCTTTAACAACTATAAGTTTCATTACTGGATTAAAAGTATAACCAGAATCTTTAGAATGTCCACTGTCCATAACAAAAACCCAGCTACCAGATCCTTTTAAACCGTCTTCAG is a genomic window containing:
- a CDS encoding DUF4198 domain-containing protein, producing the protein MKKSVLFLGALLLSASAFAHEHFLYTSKLDVSGMNQFKMKAILGHPSEGKKADPLNIATVDGNTHLPKEFFVVHNGEKTNLLSKAKIGTVKTASGNVVSIDATYGAEDGLKGSGSWVFVMDSGHSKDSGYTFNPVMKLIVVKDGAGSDYMNRVAEGHNEIIPLLNPVNAWKENVFRAKFVDKDGKPIKGARVDANFLNATFDVEKDTWKGGNETSKTSVRVFTDDNGIFAFTPSRAGQWVIRAVQSLDREKKEVKDASLVVQFE